The sequence TaatacagtggttcccaatccaaCAATGCACGTTTTtgttgtctctcttatctgatgATGATTTGAGTTATTTGTTTCTTAAAAGGGAGatgtctaaaatgtgcagtgttgggggttcttcAGGACCAGGATTAGGAACCCCTGGTTTAATACAATAGTTTTGATGctttcaaatataaatgttttagaatttcTGTCAAATATCAAGTTGaaacatatacactactgttcaaaagtttggtgtcagtaagattttttttctttttttttaattcagcaaggacacattcaattgctcaaaagtttggtgtcagtaagattttttttctagtcCTGTAAAAATCAAaaccatttgttgttttttttttttaccaaaaaaaaaaaaagattctacattgataataataataatttcttgttataaaactgttaaataatatatatctatatatcatatatattatatatattatatattctatatattatatatatatatatatattcatatatatatatacagtacagaccaaaagtttggaaacattactattttttaatgtttttgaaagaagtctcttctgctcatcaagcctgtcatttatttgatcaaaactacagaaaaaaaatttaatattgtgatatatattacaatttaaaaataatttgtttttaaatttattatactttaaattatcattttatttctgtgatgcaaagctgaattttaggataCTCagtttatcacatgatcctttagaaatcaggtgatgttcattatcaaagttggaaacagttctgctggctGATTTTTTCAGAacacgtgatacttttttagatactttatgaataaaaagtaaaaaaaaaaaaaaaaaaaaaaaaaagaagctatgtttttaaggataaattaggtaataacaatatacacctacggtcagtattttttttttttctttttttttttaaataaaatcaatacttttattcagcaaggatgtgttaaatgataaaaagtttagtaaagaaaaatatattattagaatatatattattcagaaatttttattttttattttgaataaatgcagttctttttaaccttttattcatcaaaaattagacagcagaactgtttccaaactcATAAGAatcctattagaatgatttctaaatgatatGTGATGTTGGATTTTACATGTACActgaaagtaaatgaaaattcagctttgcatcacaggaataaaattattattatttttttgtatattcaaatttcaaattcaaaatattattttaagttgtaataatatttcacaatattatatttttgatcaaatgagcagaagaaacttctttcaaaaacattaaaaatagtaatgtttccaaacttttggtctgtactgtatatatatataaataaagcaatattactgatttcgtttaaataaataaagcctacGTGAGTATAAGGTAATTCttattcaaaaaaagaaataaataaaatgcccagtcttttgaatggtagtgtggataaatatatttattatatagtttgtTCCTTTTAtgtcattgtgttttaaaataaacaaaaaaaattagacttaatatgtatttacattatataaatttacattaatataaatatcatcAATGCATATATATCaatgtatatgattttttttttgtgatgcaaaggaATCGCCATTTTCTGCATGCTGTTGACGTACTACATGTGGATCAAAGCAGTGAAAACAGGCTCCATTTATTGGTCATCCATGTGCGCGCTGGCATATTTTTACATGGTGAGACACATTGTCACAGCAAATcaataatttatgttatttaaatactAGGGCTGTCCTCGACTAAGGAGTTTTCTGGTAGACTAGTAGctgttcattttaagcattagtcgattaattgcacgtttattaataaaccatttaaatcattataatgagcctttaattgtctatatagcctaataagcgctcaagcgcaaatataaagcttgccacagcacaccggcaGAAGTAGTGATTGTGAATGCCAGGGAAAAACAGtgaggaggctgcattaacattttaataatttgataaactagtgctttgtTTGTTcccggtttaagagatgaagtcggagACACTGACATTGACTCGTCAACTCCGCAGTGGGTGCGCATGTATGCGTGTTACATACaagattacataatctgagaatatttatttaccatttgaattggttcatttgaaagtagacatttcactctctatagatatatttttaatatctgtaaggcaaagatatacacagagtttgccctcaagttcacagagaccgaaatggcagaaagcgcatcatgcttgctttcattattttacaaacacaaaatgtttgTTGTTATGTGAGTGTTATTgtgagtctttacagatttgaaagatgtattactcttatctgtatgagcaaaattGAGAAAAATCCCGATGTactaccacatagaccagccgttaatGATCTGTCCGTCAATTGATTCTTTGAATGTGTGATTCCGTCAAATGAAGgtgtaatgtgtcccggcatttgtacccgggtcgctagattttgcactttcacactgccagtgattacccggaatatgtgcgtgcgttcacacacaacccgtaaaggtcccgtgaatacacgtgatatcagggtgtgacgtgtaatgtaagagtcgaaaacactaggcacgttaactttcactgaagctggtgaacgatctcagcttcagcgcggaaagtaaggaactaactgatctctctgcttcgttacagttgtgcatatttttttgtcgcaaacgttgatctgccttcaaaacacgctaaaagagtcgcgcgataacgcacgttatcactacgacacggcattagttctggcttttgttcacacagcgctcgttctgggactgaacccggcaatgttactaggtccccgacccgggttcaatcccggaatcaatcccgggacgtgtttgctttcacacagaagtcgaccccggcaatgttccggcaatttgccgggtccgacgtgcagtgtgaaaggggctacaGACTGCGCGACTTcgcctgtggatttttttttccgcgactaataaaattttggtcgaatAAAGATTAGtcaactattagggggcagccctattaaatacacaaaataaatagtttcaataacacaatagctttgtgtgttGGTGTCAGGTGTCCTCCTGGGGTGGTTACGTGTTTCTGATTAACCTCATTCCCCTGCACGTGCTGGTGTTGATGCTCACCGGACGTTTCTCTCATCGCATCTATGTGGCGTACTGCACAGTCTACTGCCTGGGCACCGTCCTCTCCATGCAGATCTCTTTTGTTGGATTCCAGGTAAGGAGTTGAACATCAGTTGTGATTACTATAACATGACCTTCCAAACAGATTAataatctctttctttctttctcttcttgtaGCCCGTCCAGTCCTCTGAACACATGGCTGCATTCGGAGTGTTTGGCCTGTGTCAGATTCACGCCTTTGTCGATTACCTCCGGAGCAAACTGAACACGCAGCAGTTTGAAGTGTTGTTCAAGAGTGTCATTTCGCTGGTTGGTATCATCCTGCTCTCTGTAGGTGCAGTGCTCATGCTGACAGGTGAgaggagaaaaataataatataaataaaaataattataaatataattttatttgtattttagtaaGTATTTATTTCtggtaattttaatataattttatattatttctaaatagtttgtttttgtattggcAAATGTTAGGGAAAATCTCACCTTGGACTGGCCGTTTTTACTCTCTGCTGGATCCATCGTACGCCAAGAACAACATCCCCATCATCGCCTCTGTGTCGGAGCACCAGCCCACCACCTGGTCCTCCTACTACTTTGACCTGCAGCTTCTGGTCTTCATGTTTCCAGGTACAGCACCTTCCTGTGGCTGCCTTTTGCCTTTAAACCATCTgaccagttttgttattgttaactaaaactatggAGTCTTTTCGCTTTTTTGGGGGTTCTCATCATAGATGTTTAGATTTCTAAAGTGGTGaagggaaaataaaacaaaatattctttgTGTTCAAATTTGCCctaatagcaaaataaaataaaaaaaatcacaatagcatttctatgactttataaaagaggaaaaaataaagagaaattgtttttattatttaaaagagagaaatgaaatgaaaaacggaatataaaaaaattaagcaaattcaaaatatttataaatacttttatagtaaaagtacagtacATCATATGTATTAAATCTGTCATCTTGTTTCTCCAGTTGGTCTTTATTACTGCTTCAACAACCTCTCCGATGCCACGATTTTCATCATCATGTATGGCGTCACCAGCATGTACTTCTCAGCTGTGATGGTAAAACACTTTTACTATATATTACTCAATATTTTTGTaggcatttcttttaaaaaaggaatCTCTGACTCTTGTTTTATCTGTTCTTCTCAGGTGCGTCTCATGTTAGTCCTGGCTCCCGTCATGTGCATCTTGTCTGGCATCGGTGTTTCTCAGGTCCTTACCACCTACATGAAGAACCTGGATGTCAGTCGACCGGACAAGAAGTCCAAGAAGCAGCAGGACTCCACTTACCCTATCAAAAACGAGGTACGATCAGTGCTCTTGATCTTTCTTAGCTTTCCTTACATGATTGGTTCACTCAGTGATGCTGGGCTCTTATTGGTCCGTAGGTTGCAAGTGGGATGATTCTGGTAATGGCGTTCTTCCTCATCACATACACCTTCCACTCCACCTGGGTGACCAGCGAGGCGTACTCCTCCCCGTCTATCGTGCTCTCCGCCCGCGGTGGTGATGGCAGCCGCATCATCTTCGATGACTTCAGAGAGGCGTATTACTGGCTCAGACACAACACACCAGAGGTCAGTGAGATCCGTCATGATTCTGACCCTCATAAACTTCCTGCTTCTTTTGATTCCAAGCGTTTTTGCTCGTCTCacattactttgtgtgtgtgcacaggaTGCTAAAGTCATGTCGTGGTGGGATTACGGGTATCAAATAACAGCGATGGCCAATCGAACGATTCTGGTTGACAACAACACTTGGAATAACACTCACATCTCCAGAGTGGGTCAGGTGAGGATGtagttttatatagtttaaacttcaaaaaatatagttttttttatactttggacatttaaaaaaaattttttcctctTTGCAGGCTATGGCCTCCACTGAGGAGAAAGCCTATGAGATTATGCGAGAACTGGATGTTAGTTACGTCCTGGTGATCTTTGGTGGACTGACGGGATATTCATCTGATGGTATGGGCTGATGCATTTTGACCCATGGAAGCGACTTTGTGGTTCttaatagggatgcaccgatgaATGAAAAGGGCCGATACCGATGGTTATTAACTGCATGGAGACAACGAGTTGcatgtctgttgcataatccaATGTTTTTCTCTGggcaaaataattaaacacttgccaaaacaaaataaaatccgTACAAAATATAGTTTGTCAGACGGCATAGTACAGCcatatgcaaatgtgacgctgatgCAACCAACgagtgaaacattattattatcgttattattattattattattattattattattattattattattattggcaaagaaaaagtatttttccGGTTTCACAGAGgaatgcaggaacagaaacgttcaAGTACCGATTCTGCTCGGAATGATCCaatcttttattttctctctctctctctctctctctctctctctctctctctctctctctctctctctctctcatttttaaGCCCTGCTTTATGCAATTGACCAATATTAATATCAGAATCGGTCAGTAGGTTTTTTGATAATATTGGTATCGGCCAAAAAAATAGTTTATGTTTGAGTTGTAGTATCTGGATTGGATGAAAcctaaataacatgtaaaaatgagtatgtttatgtatttgtctATGTAGACATTAATAAGTTCCTGTGGATGGTCCGTATCGGGGGCAGCACGGACACAGGGAGGCACATAAAGGAACATGACTACTACACGCCCACCGGAGAGTTCCGTGTGGACCGCGAGGGGTCCCCCGTCCTGCTCAACTGCCTCATGTACAAGATGTGCTACTATCGCTTCGGCCAGGTTTACACCGAAGCCAGTAAGTGTCTCCTGtgtgttttgtctttctttctttctttactgaAAAAACTGTTTACCATACTTGATCAGTTAGATTTTTCTGCAATTAATGTAGTTACGCCCACTTTAACATCTTTTCTTTCACCGATTTCTTGtgattgaatattattttattattttattgattaatattattttaatgaatatgactttttaattttctaattaatagggtaattttagtatttacacacacacgcacactatatatatattgtatattaaatataaagcatattaagttaaatattttattataagctgtttttatttacagtgttaaatgagttgcaaatgctgtttcatgttgagtTTTAGTTTAGGGTTTGAACAAAAAAGTCTAAGAAGTTTGTGATGACTAGAATTAAATTCTACATTAACTTTTCTTTCCAGAGCGTCCTCCTGGTTTTGACAGAGTTCGTAATGCTGAGATTGGCAAC is a genomic window of Cyprinus carpio isolate SPL01 chromosome B10, ASM1834038v1, whole genome shotgun sequence containing:
- the stt3a gene encoding dolichyl-diphosphooligosaccharide--protein glycosyltransferase subunit STT3A; translated protein: MTKLGFLRLSYEKQDTLLKLLILSMAAVLSFSTRLFSVLRFESVIHEFDPYFNYRTTRFLTEEGFYKFHNWFDDRAWYPLGRIIGGTINSDGSPYCGFISRATSFSTHTSHMPQCAAAMFLVPLLLLLQAAYGQKGIAIFCMLLTYYMWIKAVKTGSIYWSSMCALAYFYMVSSWGGYVFLINLIPLHVLVLMLTGRFSHRIYVAYCTVYCLGTVLSMQISFVGFQPVQSSEHMAAFGVFGLCQIHAFVDYLRSKLNTQQFEVLFKSVISLVGIILLSVGAVLMLTGKISPWTGRFYSLLDPSYAKNNIPIIASVSEHQPTTWSSYYFDLQLLVFMFPVGLYYCFNNLSDATIFIIMYGVTSMYFSAVMVRLMLVLAPVMCILSGIGVSQVLTTYMKNLDVSRPDKKSKKQQDSTYPIKNEVASGMILVMAFFLITYTFHSTWVTSEAYSSPSIVLSARGGDGSRIIFDDFREAYYWLRHNTPEDAKVMSWWDYGYQITAMANRTILVDNNTWNNTHISRVGQAMASTEEKAYEIMRELDVSYVLVIFGGLTGYSSDDINKFLWMVRIGGSTDTGRHIKEHDYYTPTGEFRVDREGSPVLLNCLMYKMCYYRFGQVYTEAKRPPGFDRVRNAEIGNKDFELDVLEEAYTTEHWLVRIYKVKDLDNRGLSRT